Proteins encoded within one genomic window of Streptomyces sp. NBC_01237:
- the asnB gene encoding asparagine synthase (glutamine-hydrolyzing) produces MCGIAGFVSPSLDAGAMPEVMASMLSLIRHRGPDEAGYYLDDGVAMGTARLSIVDLPNGAQPMADPTERYWICFNGELYNHVELREELRGLGRRFRTRSDTEVVLQAWAQWGLACLPRFNGAFAVAIRDVRSGELFLARDRYGKRPLFYVDREGSDARGNRGGEFLFASEMKAFQAFPGFRFELDPRELASTFAAWTPLPDRTPFQHIRQLPMGSCLTVRGGRTVLHDYAELELDVPPFTGTEREAAAFVRETLRESVEMRLRSDVEVGVYLSGGLDSSIVTKLTTELSSHEVRTFSVEFDEAAFDESSSQQVVASHLGTRHSSIAVSSADIAANFPSAVYHAEVPAFRAAFVPMYLLSRHARDAGIKVILSGEGADEAFLGYSLFRETLLRASWNDLSDDERMTGLSSLHPELSHFGPANRARLKGLFEQFAVERLPGLFSHELRYQNGRFAARLLKQRDDPFADLLALTDTTPGYAALSPVRKAQWLEYKTLLPGYLLSTQGERMSLAHGVENRCPFLDPAVVRAAASINLRFDDGFEEKAILKKAFWGELPESSLTRRKQPYRAPGATVFKEQRPEYLDLLLSDTELQKIDCIDPVFARKLVTKIMATPQGEISTKEDQAFVYLLSTAVLNQQFVLGQGLPEHAFPEDGFTVRTIVDHRTSRRSTSADQAFPSAGGLR; encoded by the coding sequence ATGTGCGGAATAGCAGGCTTCGTCTCGCCCTCGCTCGACGCCGGAGCCATGCCCGAGGTCATGGCCTCGATGCTGTCGCTCATCCGCCACCGCGGGCCGGACGAGGCGGGCTACTACCTGGATGACGGCGTCGCCATGGGCACGGCCCGTCTGTCGATCGTCGACCTCCCCAACGGCGCACAGCCGATGGCGGACCCGACGGAACGCTACTGGATCTGCTTCAACGGCGAGCTGTACAACCACGTCGAACTCCGCGAGGAGCTGCGAGGACTCGGCCGCCGGTTCCGTACGCGTTCGGACACCGAGGTCGTCCTGCAGGCGTGGGCCCAGTGGGGGCTCGCCTGCCTGCCCCGCTTCAACGGCGCCTTCGCGGTCGCGATCCGGGACGTGCGGTCGGGCGAGCTCTTCCTGGCGCGTGACAGATACGGCAAACGCCCGCTCTTCTACGTCGACCGCGAGGGGAGCGACGCCCGGGGAAACCGGGGCGGGGAATTCCTCTTCGCCTCCGAGATGAAGGCGTTCCAAGCGTTCCCGGGGTTCCGATTCGAGCTCGACCCCCGCGAACTGGCCTCCACCTTCGCGGCGTGGACGCCATTGCCCGACCGGACGCCCTTCCAGCACATCCGCCAGCTCCCCATGGGCAGCTGCCTGACCGTCCGGGGCGGACGGACGGTGCTGCACGATTACGCCGAACTCGAACTCGACGTACCACCGTTCACGGGTACCGAACGCGAAGCGGCCGCATTCGTCCGCGAGACCCTCCGCGAGAGCGTCGAGATGCGGCTGAGGAGCGATGTCGAGGTCGGCGTCTACCTGAGCGGCGGCCTCGATTCCTCCATTGTGACCAAGCTGACGACGGAGCTCTCCTCGCACGAGGTCCGGACGTTCTCGGTGGAGTTCGACGAGGCGGCATTCGACGAGTCGAGCAGCCAGCAGGTCGTCGCCTCGCATCTGGGGACGCGCCACTCGTCCATCGCCGTGTCGAGCGCCGATATCGCCGCGAACTTCCCGTCCGCCGTGTATCACGCGGAAGTGCCCGCGTTCCGGGCGGCGTTCGTGCCCATGTATCTGCTCTCCCGGCACGCCCGGGACGCCGGAATCAAGGTGATCCTCAGTGGTGAGGGTGCCGACGAGGCGTTCCTCGGCTACTCGCTCTTCCGCGAGACACTCCTGCGCGCTTCATGGAACGATCTGTCGGACGACGAGCGGATGACCGGGCTCAGCAGTCTCCACCCCGAGCTGAGCCACTTCGGTCCCGCTAACCGTGCGCGGCTGAAGGGTCTGTTCGAGCAGTTCGCCGTCGAACGCCTGCCGGGGCTCTTCTCCCACGAACTCCGCTACCAGAACGGGCGGTTCGCCGCGCGCCTGCTGAAACAGCGTGACGATCCGTTCGCGGACCTTCTGGCGCTCACGGACACGACACCCGGCTATGCCGCCCTGAGCCCGGTCCGCAAGGCGCAGTGGCTCGAATACAAGACCCTTCTTCCCGGCTATCTCCTCTCGACCCAGGGGGAGCGCATGAGCCTCGCGCACGGGGTCGAGAACCGCTGCCCGTTCCTCGATCCCGCCGTCGTCCGCGCGGCGGCGTCCATCAACCTGCGATTCGACGACGGTTTCGAGGAGAAGGCCATTCTCAAGAAGGCGTTCTGGGGCGAGTTGCCGGAATCGAGCCTCACCCGGCGGAAGCAGCCGTACCGCGCGCCCGGCGCGACCGTGTTCAAGGAGCAGCGGCCCGAGTATCTGGACCTGCTGCTCTCGGACACGGAGTTGCAGAAGATCGACTGCATCGACCCCGTGTTCGCACGGAAGCTCGTCACCAAGATCATGGCCACGCCCCAGGGGGAGATCAGCACGAAGGAGGACCAGGCGTTCGTCTACCTGCTCTCGACCGCGGTCCTCAACCAGCAGTTCGTGCTCGGACAGGGACTGCCCGAGCACGCCTTCCCGGAGGACGGTTTCACGGTGAGAACGATCGTCGACCATCGCACATCCCGGCGATCGACGTCGGCGGACCAAGCCTTCCCCTCTGCAGGAGGACTCCGATGA
- a CDS encoding acyl carrier protein, translating into MDRTQHIQKLIEDQFLVEFDGELTAESDLFKAGVMDSFGYIQLLSSLEQDFSLKLTDEEFLTNVFTSLAAIDAFIAKKLAERDDH; encoded by the coding sequence ATGGACCGAACGCAGCACATACAGAAGCTCATCGAGGATCAATTCCTCGTGGAGTTCGATGGCGAACTGACGGCCGAGAGTGATCTTTTCAAGGCCGGGGTGATGGATTCCTTCGGATACATCCAGCTCCTGAGCTCCCTCGAACAGGACTTCTCGCTCAAGCTGACGGACGAGGAATTCCTCACGAACGTCTTCACCTCACTGGCAGCCATCGACGCCTTCATCGCGAAGAAACTTGCCGAGCGCGACGACCACTGA